From a region of the Candidatus Methylomirabilis limnetica genome:
- a CDS encoding M48 family metallopeptidase codes for MLSQWSIPLFLLVIAGATIIPERQALGSESPPSDLRTSSADRTRQYFTPEEIDRGRAYARGRYVLYGVRMALTLGLFGLMTLSPLSAKIRDLSISVASGRVWLTIAVYGLLVALLYYAVTFPVSLYGGFLREHTFGLSRQSVASWAWDYTKGALINAAILLPLLMLLYAFIRWDPVRWYLSAWVILVLVMGLLAELSPILLDPLFHTFRPVQDKALVNRLRALTDRAGLTVGPILEIDASKKTNKTNAYFTGLGRTRRIVLYDTLIAGSTPEEVELIVAHELGHWRRHHTWKGMAISATSALAAMWLIARLLNTAADSGRFGFIHPADPMSLPFLLLLFLALTILTTPIQVAISRSFEREADLESLRLSANPEAFIGAEVKLARTNFADIEPPRAMVWLLYTHPPVLERIAMAESFRAKQGQRRGEIDDR; via the coding sequence ATGTTATCGCAATGGTCCATCCCTCTGTTCTTACTGGTGATTGCCGGGGCGACGATCATACCTGAAAGGCAGGCGCTTGGAAGCGAGTCTCCGCCTTCGGATCTACGCACCTCATCCGCCGATAGGACCAGACAGTATTTTACCCCTGAAGAGATCGACAGGGGGCGGGCATACGCGCGAGGGCGATATGTGTTGTATGGCGTGCGAATGGCGTTGACCCTCGGCCTCTTTGGGCTCATGACCCTGAGCCCACTGTCCGCGAAAATTCGCGATCTCAGCATCTCGGTCGCAAGCGGGCGTGTGTGGCTAACCATTGCGGTGTACGGCCTCTTGGTGGCTCTGCTGTATTATGCGGTCACGTTCCCTGTCAGCCTCTACGGGGGCTTCCTCCGCGAGCATACATTTGGCCTCTCTCGCCAGTCGGTCGCTTCGTGGGCGTGGGATTATACCAAAGGGGCACTGATCAACGCGGCGATCCTGCTCCCGCTGCTGATGCTGCTCTACGCTTTTATCCGATGGGATCCCGTCCGTTGGTATCTGTCGGCATGGGTTATCCTTGTCCTTGTGATGGGCTTGCTCGCTGAACTGTCTCCGATCCTCCTCGATCCGTTGTTTCACACGTTCCGACCGGTGCAGGATAAAGCGTTGGTGAACCGGCTCCGTGCGTTAACTGATCGGGCTGGTCTCACAGTAGGGCCGATCCTGGAGATAGATGCCAGCAAAAAAACCAACAAAACCAATGCCTACTTCACGGGGCTCGGACGAACGAGACGCATCGTTCTGTACGATACGCTGATCGCCGGCTCCACCCCTGAGGAGGTGGAACTGATTGTGGCGCATGAGTTGGGCCACTGGAGACGGCACCACACCTGGAAGGGGATGGCCATTAGCGCGACCTCGGCGCTGGCAGCCATGTGGTTGATCGCTCGCCTTCTCAATACCGCAGCCGACTCCGGACGCTTTGGTTTTATTCATCCGGCTGACCCTATGTCGTTACCGTTCCTGCTGCTCCTCTTCCTCGCCCTCACCATCCTGACGACGCCTATCCAGGTAGCTATTTCGCGGTCCTTTGAACGAGAAGCCGACCTCGAATCGCTCCGTCTCAGCGCTAACCCTGAGGCCTTTATCGGCGCAGAGGTCAAGCTTGCCAGGACGAATTTCGCAGACATCGAGCCACCGCGAGCCATGGTCTGGCTCTTGTATACCCACCCTCCGGTCCTCGAGCGGATCGCCATGGCCGAGTCTTTTCGAGCGAAACAGGGGCAGCGAAGAGGTGAAATTGATGACCGCTAG
- a CDS encoding tetratricopeptide repeat protein, which produces MPDPARLELAEFYFKEGHRLQASSDLDGAIAAYKRSIELYPTAEAHTFLGWAYSFQGQIDEAIKECEAAIQVDPDFGNPYNDIGVYLIEKGRYDEAIPWLERAMVARRYEPRHYPHMNMGRVLMRKGKYQEAIRELKLALEIEPNYTAARVELHKVLGLLN; this is translated from the coding sequence ATGCCTGACCCGGCAAGACTTGAACTGGCGGAATTCTATTTTAAAGAAGGACACCGACTGCAAGCGAGCTCGGATCTGGATGGCGCGATTGCAGCCTACAAGCGGTCCATAGAACTCTACCCGACGGCTGAGGCTCACACCTTCCTGGGGTGGGCATACAGCTTTCAGGGACAGATCGACGAGGCTATCAAGGAGTGTGAGGCTGCCATCCAGGTCGACCCTGATTTCGGCAATCCGTACAACGACATCGGCGTCTACCTGATTGAGAAGGGGCGGTACGACGAGGCGATCCCGTGGCTCGAACGGGCCATGGTGGCCAGGCGGTACGAACCTCGCCATTACCCCCACATGAATATGGGCCGAGTCCTTATGCGGAAAGGGAAATACCAAGAGGCGATCAGAGAGCTAAAACTGGCCCTGGAAATTGAGCCGAATTATACTGCGGCCCGCGTCGAGTTGCACAAGGTCCTGGGGCTGTTGAATTGA
- a CDS encoding isoaspartyl peptidase/L-asparaginase family protein, with product MTARSFGPVILIHGGAGKVAPDLVELRRDGIRAAVVNGWQVLTAGGSAVDAVEQVVKTLEDDPAFNAGRGAVLNRDGEIELDASIMDGRGLAAGAVGAVKRIANPVTLARTVMEAGGPTLLVGEGAQRFAAAVGIKECVAEALITERQRARWSALREEQVEGVGTVGAIAIDQAGHLAAATSTGGLPLKTPGRVGDSALIGCGTYADDQLGAASCTGNGEAIIKLVLAKTALEFLRMGEEPMAAARRAVGELTARTGAEVGIILLDQYGRIGVARNTAQMPCACIREGNTDPEIFD from the coding sequence ATGACCGCTAGATCGTTCGGTCCTGTGATCCTTATCCATGGAGGCGCAGGAAAGGTAGCTCCTGACTTAGTTGAGTTACGGCGAGATGGTATTCGGGCAGCCGTTGTGAATGGATGGCAAGTGCTCACAGCGGGAGGCTCCGCGGTGGACGCCGTCGAGCAGGTAGTCAAGACACTGGAGGACGATCCGGCCTTCAACGCTGGCCGAGGCGCCGTCCTTAATCGGGATGGAGAGATAGAACTCGACGCCTCGATCATGGACGGCCGAGGTTTGGCAGCCGGAGCCGTCGGCGCCGTGAAACGGATCGCTAATCCTGTGACGCTCGCAAGAACAGTAATGGAGGCTGGCGGGCCAACCCTGCTTGTCGGGGAGGGGGCCCAGCGATTCGCCGCAGCGGTTGGGATCAAGGAGTGCGTGGCCGAAGCGCTGATTACGGAACGACAGCGTGCCCGATGGTCCGCCCTGCGAGAGGAGCAGGTCGAGGGTGTCGGTACCGTCGGCGCCATCGCCATCGACCAAGCGGGGCACTTAGCCGCAGCAACCTCGACGGGCGGCCTGCCGCTGAAGACACCAGGCCGCGTAGGCGACTCTGCGCTGATTGGCTGCGGGACCTATGCCGACGATCAGCTCGGCGCGGCCAGTTGCACTGGCAATGGGGAGGCGATCATTAAACTGGTGCTCGCAAAAACCGCTCTCGAGTTCCTTCGGATGGGCGAAGAGCCAATGGCGGCGGCCAGGCGTGCCGTCGGAGAGCTTACGGCCAGGACCGGCGCCGAGGTCGGCATCATCCTGCTCGATCAATACGGCCGAATTGGCGTTGCGAGGAATACCGCGCAGATGCCCTGCGCTTGCATCCGGGAGGGCAACACAGATCCTGAGATCTTTGATTGA